GCTCCGCAGGTGCACTTCCCTTCCGGCGGCCATGCGGATCTCGGCAGACGGGTTTAAAAACCGGAACAGGCAGAGGACGCGCAGGCAGTAATCCGGCGTCAGTGCGGCGTTTTGGGTGATCGCGGTCCCTTCGATCGGGATCAAAAAATTCACGGGGATGGATTCTGCTTTGAGCCCCCGGAGTGTTTTGGCGATTTCGATGATGTCCGTGTCCTGCTCTCCCATGCCGATGATCAGCCCGGAGCACAGCTGTACCCCGGCCTGACGGGCGGCGGTCAGGGTGTTGATGCGGTCCTGGTACGTATGTGTTGTGCAAATGTTGGGGTAGTTGTCTTCCGAGGTGTTGAGATTATGGTTCAGGCGGTCGAGCCCGGCGTCTTTCAGGATGTCCGCTTTCCCTTTGTCCAGGAGCCCGGTGGAAACGCAGATTTCGATGGGATAGCGCGATTTGATTTCCCTGACCAATCGGGCCAGGTGTTCCACCCGTTTTTTCGACGGTCCGCGGCCGGCAAAGACCATGCAATAACGGAAGGCGCCGCTTTCATAGGCGTTTTGGGCTTCGGCAAAGATTTCTTCGTCAGTCTTGAGAGGATACTCTAAGATGTCGGCCTGGGAAGATTTGGCCTGCGCGCAGTAATGGCAGTCTTCCGGACAATGGCCGTTCTGGGCGTTGTTGATGATGTGGACGGTGACGTCGTTTCCCCAGAAGCGCTTGCGGATGGTATAAGCGGCAGCCAGGAGCGGCAGGAGCTCAATGTCCGGGGAACGGAGAATTTCCCGGCAGGTTTCATCCGGAAGGTCTTGGCCGTCCAATCCGGCCTCGGCCAGTCGGGCATAATATTCGGGGTTCATAAAATCATCCTGAAGGTATAGTGGTAGGTATTTTATTACAAACTGTCCGAATTATCAATAAATCTCAAGATTCTTTTACGAGTAAGCTGATTGGGGCAATCAGGTTGCGGGAGAGTAGATGTCCCCCCCCTCGGACTGGAATTGGCGGGATTTTTCCTCCAGCCCTTTTTGGATGGCGTCTGCTTCGTTGATCCCCTGGCTTTGAGCGTAGTCTCTCACGTCCTGGGTGATTTTCATGGAGCAGAAATGCGGGCCGCACATGGAGCAGAAATGGGCCAGTTTGGCGCCTTCGGCCGGCAGGGTTTCGTCATGGTATTTTTCCGCGGTCTCCGGATCCAGCCCCAGGTTGAACTGGTCTCTCCACCGGAATTCAAACCGGGCTTTGGACAAGGCGTCATCCCGCTGCCTGGCCCAGGCGTGTCCTTTGGCCAGGTCTGCGGCGTGGGCGGCGATTTTGTAGGCGATGATCCCGTCCTTGACGTCCTGCTTGTTGGGAAGCCCCAGATGCTCTTTGGGCGTCACGTAGCAGAGCATGGCGGTGCCGAACCATCCAATCATGGCCGCGCCGATAGCGGATGTGATGTGATCGTATCCCGGCGCGATGTCCGTGGTCAGCGGGCCGAGGGTATAGAACGGTGCTTCCTGGCAGATGGATAGCTGTTTGTCCATGTTCTCTTTGATAAGGTGCATCGGGACGTGCCCGGGGCCTTCGATCATGACCTGGACATCGTGCTGCCACGCGATTTTCGTCAGTTCGCCCAGGGTCTCCAGCTCGGCGAATTGGGCCTCATCATTGGCGTCCGCAATGCTGCCGGGCCGCAGGCCGTCGCCGAGGGAAAAACTCACGTCATATTGCTTCATGATTTCGCAGATTTCTTCAAAATGGGTGTAAAGGAAACTTTCTTTGTGATGGGACAGACACCATTTGGCCATGATGGACCCTCCGCGCGAAACGATCCCGGTGAGCCGTTTGGCGGTGAGCGGGATGTAGCGCAACAGAACGCCGGCGTGCACGGTGAAGTAATCCACTCCCTGTTCGGCCTGCTCGATCAGCGTGTCGCGGTAAATTTCCCAGGTGAGGTCCTCGGCCTTGCCCTCCACCTTCTCCAGGGCCTGGTAGATCGGCACCGTCCCGATGGGCGCGGGGGAATTGCGGATGATCCATTCGCGGGTCTCATGGATGTTTTTCCCGGTCGAAAGGTCCATGACCGTGTCTCCGCCCCAGCGGATGGCCCAGGTCATTTTTTCGACTTCCTCGGCGATGCTGGAGGACACGGCGGAATTTCCGATATTGGCGTTGATCTTGACGAGAAAGTTGCGGCCGATGATCATCGGTTCGGTTTCGGGATGGTTGATGTTCGCCGGGATGATCGCCCTTCCTCTCGCCACTTCGTCACGGACAAAGGCGGGATCGCATTGCTCGCGGATGGCGATGAATTCCATTTCCGGTGTGATGATCCCCTGCTTGGCATAATGCATCTGGGTGACATTTTGGCCCGGCTTGGCCCGCAGGGGGCGCCGGACCCTGGGAAAACGGATATGGGCGATGTGCGGATCGGTTTCCCGGATTTTGCGGTAATGCGAGGTCGCGGCCGTCAGTTCCTCGGCGTCCTGGCGTGACAGGATCCAGGGTTTCCGAAGTTCCGGCAGTCCTTGCGTGATGTCGACCAGCAGGGACGGGTCGGTGTACGGCCCGGAGGTGTCGTATACGGAAAAGGGTGGATTATCGGTGAGTTTGCTATGGCCGTCAAGCGTCGGAGCCAGTTGGATTTCCCGAAACGGCACCCGGAGGGATGGATGCATCCTCCCGCTCCGGTAGATTTTTTTAGACCCCGGAAACGGCCGGAAACTCAAATCCGAATTCTTAGGGGCGGTGACCGGAATTGTTTGATGAAGAACGTCAGGGGTCATGGCATTTTTAGGGTTGAAAAATTTGTTGATGCCCTTCAGGACCACGCCATTATATTACAAAACAGGATGGCGCGCAAATTGAATCAGATCAGGCGGAAGCTGGGAGAATGGTGGAAAATCAGCTGAAGGAAGTGCCGCAGCCGCAGCTGCTTTTGGCGTTGGGGTTGCGGTATTTGAATCCGCTGTCTTTCAATGTGTCCACATAATCGATCTCGGTCTGTTTGAGCAGGGCCGCGCTTTCCGGGTTGATGATGACCTTGATCCCATGTTGTTCAAAGATCAGGTCGTTGTCGTATGGCGTTTTTTGGAAGCGCATGTCATACGACAACCCCGCGCACCCTCCCGGGACAACGCCCAGCCGCAGGGCATAGCCGGGCTTTTCTTCCTTGTCCATCATGGAAAGGATTTTTGTTGCAGCCGCTTGCGTGAGGGTGATCAGCGGTTGCGGACCGGAAGAAGCGGATGTGTTGGCCTGCGGACGATCAACCATATACGTTCCTTTTTGACTTAAATATAACATAATGACGCTGGAAGTCAATCAAAGACTTTTAATCCTTGGAAATGGAAACTTTGGCCTTTTCCCGTCCGAGCGGGGTGAGCATCAACTTGTTCCCTTCTTTCCGGATCAGGCCCTGTTCAATGCCTTGGGCGATGATCTGGGATGTGTATTCGTCGTTCCACAGCATGTGATTATTCATGTGGCTGACAACCAGCTCTGTGTCTTCGGAATGGGACAGTTCGGCCTGTAGCAGGTGCACGGCCAAGGTCTGGGTTCCAAAGTCCAGTCTTTGCCAACGGTTGATGACATAGCGGGTCAGCAGGCCCTTTTCCGGGGCGAAAATAAGGACGATCAAAAAGAGGATCCCGCTGACCGTCGCCATGGATCCCGCGATGCTGGCATCGAGAATGTAGGCGAACAGATAACCCAAAACGGCAGACAGGACCCCGATCCCGGCGGCAAAAATCAGCATCCGCGACAGGCGGTCGGTCAGCAGGTAGGCGGCGCAGGGCGGCGCGATCATCAGAGCGACCACCAGGATGGATCCGACGCTTTCAAAGGACCCTACCGACGTGATGCTGACCAGGAGCATCAGGCCGTAATGAATAAGGTTCGGACGGAATCCCAGCGTCTTTGCCAGACCGGCGTCGAATGTTGCGATTTTCAGTTCTTTGTAAAAAAGGCTGATGAACAAAACATTGAGCAGGCAGATCCCTCCCATCATCCAAATTCCCTGGACGCCGAGGTCTTTCCCCGCGACCACAAACCGGTTGAACGGCGCAAAGGCGATCTCGCCGAACAGGACGCAGTCGGAATCGATGTGGACGTCGGACGTGTAGAGGTTGATGAGGATCACGCCGATGGAGAACAGGAACGGGAACACCAGGCCGATGGCCGCGTCCTTTTTGAGTTTTTGCGTGTTGATGAGGAGCTCCGTCAGCGAGACCGTCAGGATCCCGACACCGGCGGCGCTGATGACCAGGAAAGGGGACGACAGGTTTTTCGTGACGAAGAAAGCCAGCACGATCCCCAGCAGGATGGCGTGGCTGATCGCGTCGCTCATCAAAGCAACGCGCCGCAGAACCAGAAAGGTCCCCGGCAGCGCGCAGGCCACGGCCGTGAGAGAGGCGAGGACGATGATCTCAAATTGTTCGATGGAGACAGCCATGGGGGTCAGTGAAAAACCTGTTCTTCATAGGCATCGGTCAGGAGTTTTGCTTTTTCCAATCCGATCGGTGTCAGGGCCCAGCGCTTGTCGGGATACTGCCGTGCCCAGCCTTTTTTTTCCAGATCGTTCATGGTCCGCTGGATCGCCGCGCGGCCGATCGCCTCCAGGGCCGCAATATCGTGGGGGTGGAACGGGTCGGTTTGGATCTCGGAAAAGAGCAGAAGATTTTTCAGCATGGTTGTGGTCTGGATCTCCCTCTTATGCCGTTGCGCGCGCAGCCAGTCCCACAACAAGCCGCGGTTGGGCGCGAAGAGCAATGAAAACAGGACAATCAGGCTCAAATAGATGACGATGGTGGGCCCTGTCGGCAGATGCGGGACAAGGCTGCTGGTCACGGCCCCTGCGGCGCCGGAAACGGCCCCGAATGCCGAGGCGAGCAAAATCATTCCGCTCAAACGGTCGGTCCACTGGCGCGCGGCCGCGGCCGGGGCAACGAGCATGGCACTCATGAGGACGACTCCCACGGTTTGCAGGCCGATGACGATGCTGATCACGATCAGAGAGGTCAGAAAGACGTCCAGGGCCTGCACCGGCAGTCCGATGCTTTTCGCGAAGTCCGCGTCAAAGATAAAAATTTTGAATTCCTTCCAGAATAGAATGGTCAGCAGGAGCACGATCCCTCCCAGGACGCTCATCAAGTAAACTTCCTCTTGCAAGAGCGTGGCGGCACTGCCAAAGAGGAATTTGTCGATTCCGGCTTTGGTGGCCGTCGGCAGTTTTTGGATGATCGTGATGAGCACGAGGCCAAAACCGAAGAAGACAGAAAGGACCAGCCCCAGTGCGGCGTCCTTTTTGATCGCCGTTGTCTGGGTGATCAGTTTGACAAAGAGCGTTCCCACCCAGCCGGCGATGGCCGCGCCGA
This window of the Candidatus Omnitrophota bacterium genome carries:
- the bioB gene encoding biotin synthase BioB; translated protein: MNPEYYARLAEAGLDGQDLPDETCREILRSPDIELLPLLAAAYTIRKRFWGNDVTVHIINNAQNGHCPEDCHYCAQAKSSQADILEYPLKTDEEIFAEAQNAYESGAFRYCMVFAGRGPSKKRVEHLARLVREIKSRYPIEICVSTGLLDKGKADILKDAGLDRLNHNLNTSEDNYPNICTTHTYQDRINTLTAARQAGVQLCSGLIIGMGEQDTDIIEIAKTLRGLKAESIPVNFLIPIEGTAITQNAALTPDYCLRVLCLFRFLNPSAEIRMAAGREVHLRSMEVLGLYPASSLFLQGYLNTKGSSRGKTLRMIRDAGFQIRSAQNLDELIEKEENPETGEDGLSFPGMKDIQDLRPYRPQSAERTSSAARDKCC
- the thiC gene encoding phosphomethylpyrimidine synthase ThiC produces the protein MTPDVLHQTIPVTAPKNSDLSFRPFPGSKKIYRSGRMHPSLRVPFREIQLAPTLDGHSKLTDNPPFSVYDTSGPYTDPSLLVDITQGLPELRKPWILSRQDAEELTAATSHYRKIRETDPHIAHIRFPRVRRPLRAKPGQNVTQMHYAKQGIITPEMEFIAIREQCDPAFVRDEVARGRAIIPANINHPETEPMIIGRNFLVKINANIGNSAVSSSIAEEVEKMTWAIRWGGDTVMDLSTGKNIHETREWIIRNSPAPIGTVPIYQALEKVEGKAEDLTWEIYRDTLIEQAEQGVDYFTVHAGVLLRYIPLTAKRLTGIVSRGGSIMAKWCLSHHKESFLYTHFEEICEIMKQYDVSFSLGDGLRPGSIADANDEAQFAELETLGELTKIAWQHDVQVMIEGPGHVPMHLIKENMDKQLSICQEAPFYTLGPLTTDIAPGYDHITSAIGAAMIGWFGTAMLCYVTPKEHLGLPNKQDVKDGIIAYKIAAHAADLAKGHAWARQRDDALSKARFEFRWRDQFNLGLDPETAEKYHDETLPAEGAKLAHFCSMCGPHFCSMKITQDVRDYAQSQGINEADAIQKGLEEKSRQFQSEGGDIYSPAT
- a CDS encoding iron-sulfur cluster assembly accessory protein, with translation MVDRPQANTSASSGPQPLITLTQAAATKILSMMDKEEKPGYALRLGVVPGGCAGLSYDMRFQKTPYDNDLIFEQHGIKVIINPESAALLKQTEIDYVDTLKDSGFKYRNPNAKSSCGCGTSFS
- a CDS encoding metal ABC transporter permease — its product is MAVSIEQFEIIVLASLTAVACALPGTFLVLRRVALMSDAISHAILLGIVLAFFVTKNLSSPFLVISAAGVGILTVSLTELLINTQKLKKDAAIGLVFPFLFSIGVILINLYTSDVHIDSDCVLFGEIAFAPFNRFVVAGKDLGVQGIWMMGGICLLNVLFISLFYKELKIATFDAGLAKTLGFRPNLIHYGLMLLVSITSVGSFESVGSILVVALMIAPPCAAYLLTDRLSRMLIFAAGIGVLSAVLGYLFAYILDASIAGSMATVSGILFLIVLIFAPEKGLLTRYVINRWQRLDFGTQTLAVHLLQAELSHSEDTELVVSHMNNHMLWNDEYTSQIIAQGIEQGLIRKEGNKLMLTPLGREKAKVSISKD
- a CDS encoding metal ABC transporter permease, which gives rise to MPDLSFFFDHTLLIVAAGSCILGITAGCLGSFAVLRQQSLLGDAIAHATLPGVGIAFLLTQDKSPLGLLIGAAIAGWVGTLFVKLITQTTAIKKDAALGLVLSVFFGFGLVLITIIQKLPTATKAGIDKFLFGSAATLLQEEVYLMSVLGGIVLLLTILFWKEFKIFIFDADFAKSIGLPVQALDVFLTSLIVISIVIGLQTVGVVLMSAMLVAPAAAARQWTDRLSGMILLASAFGAVSGAAGAVTSSLVPHLPTGPTIVIYLSLIVLFSLLFAPNRGLLWDWLRAQRHKREIQTTTMLKNLLLFSEIQTDPFHPHDIAALEAIGRAAIQRTMNDLEKKGWARQYPDKRWALTPIGLEKAKLLTDAYEEQVFH